In Candidatus Sedimenticola sp. (ex Thyasira tokunagai), the following proteins share a genomic window:
- the hrpA gene encoding ATP-dependent RNA helicase HrpA, which yields MSTPTLPSFQDLDSCMLADRHSLRSRLRGLQRRKKQGKPYDQEVDRLREQVNRSSSLAAQRRSLLPTPQFPLELPISDKWQEIAALVEKHQVVILCGETGSGKSTQLPKICLAMGRGIFGRIGHTQPRRIAARALAGRISSELGCELGTSVGYKVRFHDRVGSESHVKLMTDGMLLAEVQRDRWLNEYDTLIIDEAHERSLNIDFLLGYLCELLPKRPDLKLIITSATIDPERFSKQFWDAPIINVSGRTYPVELRYRPPEEEGGSERDDPMQQAILDAVDELSRVDRGDILIFLSGEREIRETAESLRKHKLQLTEVLPLYARLGPGEQGRIFKTGGARRIILATNVAETSLTVPGIRYVIDAGFARISRYSHRSKVQRLPVERISQASSDQRKGRCGRVAEGICIRLYSEEDFDSRSEFTEPEILRTNLASVILQMKLLGFGEIEDFPFVDPPDSRLIKDGYRVLEEVGAVDRERMVTTIGGQIAKLPVDPRIGRMLMASAHAHCLDEVLVIAAALSVQDPRDRPMEKQQAADEAHRQFRDEASDFLSFLNLWRHIEEQRRHLTRRKFQRHCRDNFLSWTRVQEWHDIHHQLRGQMHELGYKENQAEAGYEEIHKALLTGLLSHIGLKGSGKKREYLGARNSHFHIFPGSGLFDKQPKWVIAAELVETTKLYARSVAMIQPEWVESVAGHLVKRSHSEPHWEKRRGQVAAYEKVTLFGLPLVPKRKINFGPLDPVEAREIFIRFALVERDFHSRAPFWRHNRELLENIEALEHKSRRRDLMVDDQLIYEYYAKRVPDEIYSTPQFDKWLRGATKEQPKLLHMRMDDLLRKEAEAVSHEQFPDELSISGMRLPLEYHFDPGHNRDGVTLKVPQAVINQVSEERCQWLVPGLLRERVLALLRGLPKALRKSFVPVPDYADACLKVMEPCDLPLTRILAEQLKQMTGVHIPEDAWPEESLPDHLRMSFKVVDEEGRELALGRELMPLKKRCGSAGEASYHRMDNSSLEREGLSDWDFGDLPESIELNRGGIKLLGFPALVDEGDTVALRVLDSQANAERSGRVGLRKLLMLKQAKEIRYLRRNLTGLEKMRLHYAKAPAAPKGLTGHSKPNLERELVALIVDLTFIEGLPAVRDEKAFRERIDNKQAGLMTLANETVALVGAILEQYQQLRKQLTKATQINWMLSISDIKEQLDRLVFQGFLQQTPYPQLKQFPRYLKALAKRLEKLSHAAQRDQQLVREMTKAYQRWQQWDERCRSNNKVDERIEEMRWAFEELRVSLFAQELGTAYPVSLKRIEKRWKELGL from the coding sequence GTGTCCACTCCAACGCTTCCCTCTTTTCAAGATCTTGATAGCTGTATGCTGGCTGACCGGCATTCGCTGCGCTCGCGCCTGCGTGGCCTGCAGCGACGTAAAAAGCAGGGAAAACCCTACGATCAGGAGGTTGACCGCCTGAGGGAGCAGGTGAATAGGTCGAGCTCATTGGCTGCACAGCGAAGATCGCTGTTGCCGACACCCCAGTTTCCCCTGGAATTGCCGATTAGTGACAAGTGGCAGGAGATCGCCGCTCTGGTAGAGAAACATCAGGTGGTGATTCTCTGCGGTGAGACCGGTTCCGGTAAATCAACCCAGCTGCCGAAGATCTGTCTTGCCATGGGAAGGGGGATCTTTGGCCGCATCGGCCACACCCAGCCCCGGCGCATCGCTGCCCGTGCACTTGCCGGGCGCATCTCCAGTGAGCTGGGGTGTGAGTTGGGGACCAGCGTTGGTTACAAGGTGCGTTTCCACGACCGGGTAGGGAGTGAGAGTCATGTAAAATTGATGACTGATGGCATGTTGCTGGCTGAGGTTCAGCGGGATCGCTGGCTCAACGAGTACGACACCCTGATTATCGACGAGGCTCATGAGCGAAGTCTCAATATCGATTTTCTTCTTGGCTATCTCTGTGAGTTGCTGCCCAAGCGCCCGGACCTGAAGCTGATCATCACCTCAGCCACCATCGATCCCGAGCGTTTCTCCAAGCAGTTCTGGGATGCACCGATCATCAATGTTTCGGGGCGGACCTATCCGGTGGAGCTGCGCTACCGTCCGCCGGAAGAGGAGGGGGGGAGTGAGCGGGACGACCCCATGCAGCAGGCGATCCTCGATGCTGTGGACGAGCTGTCGCGGGTGGATCGTGGAGATATCCTGATCTTTCTCAGCGGTGAGCGGGAGATTCGTGAGACTGCTGAAAGCCTGCGCAAACATAAACTCCAACTTACCGAGGTGCTGCCCCTCTACGCCCGTCTTGGGCCGGGTGAGCAGGGGCGCATCTTCAAGACTGGTGGCGCACGCCGTATTATTCTCGCCACCAATGTGGCGGAGACTTCGCTCACCGTACCCGGCATTCGTTACGTAATCGATGCCGGTTTTGCCCGTATCAGCCGCTACAGCCACCGCAGCAAAGTGCAGCGGCTGCCGGTGGAGCGCATCTCCCAGGCCAGTTCCGACCAACGCAAGGGGCGCTGTGGGCGTGTGGCGGAAGGTATCTGTATTCGCCTCTACTCGGAGGAGGATTTTGACTCCCGTAGTGAGTTTACTGAGCCGGAGATCCTGCGCACCAATCTGGCGTCGGTGATCCTGCAGATGAAGCTCCTCGGTTTCGGTGAGATTGAGGATTTCCCCTTTGTCGATCCCCCCGACAGCCGCCTGATCAAGGATGGTTATCGTGTGCTGGAGGAGGTCGGTGCGGTGGACCGGGAGCGCATGGTGACCACTATCGGCGGGCAGATCGCCAAACTGCCGGTGGATCCGCGGATTGGCCGTATGCTGATGGCTTCCGCCCACGCTCATTGTCTTGATGAGGTGCTGGTGATTGCCGCTGCCCTCAGTGTCCAGGACCCCCGTGACCGGCCGATGGAGAAGCAGCAGGCAGCCGATGAAGCACACCGGCAGTTTCGTGATGAGGCGTCCGATTTTCTCAGTTTTCTCAATCTCTGGCGCCATATTGAGGAGCAACGGCGTCACCTCACTCGGCGCAAGTTTCAGCGCCACTGCCGGGATAACTTCCTCTCCTGGACACGGGTGCAGGAGTGGCATGATATCCACCACCAGCTACGTGGACAGATGCACGAGCTGGGCTATAAGGAGAACCAGGCTGAGGCGGGCTATGAAGAGATCCACAAGGCGCTGCTCACCGGTCTGCTAAGTCACATCGGGCTGAAGGGAAGCGGCAAGAAGCGGGAGTATCTGGGGGCGCGCAACAGTCACTTCCATATCTTTCCCGGCTCGGGACTGTTCGACAAGCAGCCGAAATGGGTGATAGCGGCTGAACTTGTGGAGACCACGAAGCTCTATGCTCGTTCAGTGGCAATGATCCAACCTGAGTGGGTGGAGTCGGTGGCGGGCCACCTGGTCAAGCGCAGCCACTCCGAGCCTCATTGGGAGAAGCGCAGAGGGCAGGTGGCGGCTTATGAGAAGGTCACCCTCTTTGGTTTGCCGCTGGTCCCCAAGCGAAAGATCAATTTTGGTCCCCTCGATCCCGTAGAGGCACGGGAGATCTTTATCCGCTTTGCCTTGGTGGAGAGAGATTTTCATAGTCGCGCCCCTTTCTGGCGTCATAACCGGGAGCTGCTGGAGAATATTGAAGCGCTGGAGCACAAGTCACGACGTCGTGATCTGATGGTCGATGATCAGTTGATCTACGAGTACTACGCGAAAAGAGTCCCTGACGAGATCTACAGCACACCTCAGTTTGACAAGTGGCTACGGGGGGCGACAAAAGAGCAACCCAAGCTCCTGCACATGCGTATGGATGATCTGCTGCGCAAGGAGGCTGAAGCGGTCTCCCATGAGCAGTTCCCCGATGAGCTCAGTATCAGTGGTATGCGCTTGCCACTGGAGTACCATTTCGATCCCGGTCACAATCGCGATGGCGTCACCCTGAAGGTACCTCAAGCGGTGATCAATCAGGTGTCGGAGGAGCGCTGCCAGTGGCTGGTGCCGGGGTTGTTGCGGGAACGGGTGCTGGCGCTGCTGCGGGGTTTGCCAAAAGCGCTGAGGAAGTCATTTGTGCCGGTACCCGATTATGCAGACGCCTGCCTGAAGGTGATGGAGCCTTGTGATCTGCCTCTGACACGGATTCTTGCAGAACAGCTGAAACAGATGACCGGTGTCCATATCCCGGAAGATGCCTGGCCGGAAGAGAGCCTGCCGGATCATCTGCGGATGAGCTTCAAAGTGGTGGATGAGGAGGGGAGGGAACTGGCCTTAGGTAGAGAGTTGATGCCTCTGAAGAAGCGCTGTGGCAGCGCGGGCGAAGCGAGCTACCATCGTATGGACAACAGCAGCCTGGAGCGGGAAGGGCTGAGTGACTGGGATTTTGGTGATCTGCCGGAGAGTATCGAACTCAACCGCGGTGGCATCAAGTTGCTTGGTTTTCCGGCGCTGGTGGATGAGGGTGACACGGTTGCCCTGCGGGTACTCGATTCCCAAGCCAATGCCGAGCGTAGCGGCAGGGTGGGTTTGCGTAAACTGCTGATGCTCAAGCAGGCAAAAGAGATACGCTACCTGCGGCGTAACCTCACAGGGCTGGAGAAGATGCGTCTCCATTACGCCAAGGCCCCTGCCGCTCCCAAAGGTCTTACGGGTCATAGCAAGCCCAATCTTGAACGTGAGCTGGTAGCCTTGATTGTCGATCTTACCTTTATTGAGGGTTTGCCAGCCGTGCGGGATGAAAAGGCCTTTCGTGAGCGCATCGATAACAAGCAGGCGGGGCTAATGACCCTGGCCAATGAAACGGTGGCTCTGGTGGGCGCTATCCTTGAGCAGTATCAACAACTCCGCAAGCAGCTTACCAAGGCGACCCAGATTAACTGGATGCTCTCCATCAGTGATATCAAGGAGCAATTAGACCGACTGGTCTTTCAAGGTTTCCTACAACAGACTCCTTATCCCCAGTTGAAGCAATTTCCCCGCTACCTCAAGGCACTGGCAAAACGGCTGGAAAAGCTGAGCCATGCTGCCCAGCGTGATCAGCAACTAGTGCGTGAGATGACCAAAGCCTATCAACGCTGGCAGCAGTGGGATGAGCGCTGCCGTAGCAACAATAAGGTGGATGAGCGTATTGAAGAGATGCGTTGGGCTTTTGAAGAACTGCGGGTGTCGCTGTTTGCCCAGGAGTTGGGCACTGCCTATCCCGTGTCGCTGAAGCGGATTGAGAAGCGTTGGAAGGAGTTGGGATTGTAA
- a CDS encoding type IV pili methyl-accepting chemotaxis transducer N-terminal domain-containing protein, whose amino-acid sequence MNITKYIMPIFLILLIGLPLSASAANVDIAAAVDKAGKQRMLSQKIAKAYFYLGKRVRPDKVSQQLQDSLSLFKMNHSDLKATIADKGVQDMLAFVDFAVDEYAELAERPYSDESAALVLDLSETILEASQDIVVRIENMSKVRKSKVVNLAGRQRMLTQRIAKYYIAYQAGFRDKNSIEQLEIAVNEFESALDILKNEKVNTPQINAQLTKVSRLWRLVRNFFLGVEKGGLPVTVLATTDSIMKSMNTITGMYVTVSE is encoded by the coding sequence ATGAATATTACAAAATATATCATGCCCATTTTTTTGATACTTTTAATCGGTCTCCCATTATCGGCTAGTGCTGCAAATGTCGATATTGCCGCTGCAGTAGATAAGGCCGGTAAGCAGAGGATGCTGTCTCAAAAGATAGCGAAAGCTTACTTCTATCTGGGTAAGCGTGTCCGACCGGATAAGGTAAGTCAGCAGCTGCAGGATAGTCTCAGCCTCTTCAAGATGAACCACTCAGACCTCAAGGCTACAATCGCGGATAAAGGTGTGCAGGATATGCTGGCCTTTGTTGACTTCGCGGTCGATGAGTATGCCGAGCTTGCCGAGCGCCCCTATAGCGATGAGAGTGCAGCTCTGGTTCTCGATTTGAGTGAAACCATCCTGGAGGCAAGTCAGGATATTGTTGTGAGAATTGAGAACATGTCAAAAGTGAGAAAGTCAAAGGTTGTCAATCTCGCCGGCAGACAGCGCATGCTGACCCAGCGTATTGCCAAATATTATATCGCTTACCAGGCCGGTTTTCGTGACAAGAACTCCATCGAACAGCTTGAAATCGCCGTAAATGAGTTTGAAAGTGCCCTCGACATCTTGAAAAATGAGAAGGTTAATACGCCACAGATAAATGCTCAACTGACCAAGGTCAGCAGACTTTGGCGGCTTGTGCGTAACTTCTTCCTGGGTGTTGAAAAAGGTGGACTACCTGTTACTGTATTGGCTACAACCGATAGCATCATGAAATCGATGAATACCATTACGGGTATGTATGTAACGGTATCTGAATAA
- a CDS encoding type IV pili methyl-accepting chemotaxis transducer N-terminal domain-containing protein, producing the protein MVIVDSIGGIKRVLMDWLNLPMPGASASAESDLINYPSHTPASFTGFRSTVVLLLSTLFLTSPLQAGVTDIQDAINKSGKQRMLTQKIMGSYAMLGVNFQPKKSKQRLQDSIALFESQLSDLKGYQVNDAVSRQFDAVEKLWTPLKEQLSAEPEMGKAVAISKGLDGLMASSDKAVLLITKASGTAAGEIVNISGRQRMLSQRMNALYMLRVWGVKGFDYEAAFNKAVNEFNVSHAKLVNSKLTMGEIKKKLDLTEKSFIWFERSTMKQTGTYVPALVLRAADRILGHMNAATMLYANLKK; encoded by the coding sequence ATGGTCATTGTGGATAGCATAGGCGGTATCAAACGTGTCTTGATGGATTGGCTCAATCTACCGATGCCGGGAGCTAGTGCATCTGCTGAAAGCGATCTCATCAACTATCCGTCTCATACCCCCGCCTCCTTTACAGGATTTCGATCCACTGTTGTTTTACTACTCTCCACACTGTTTTTGACATCACCTCTACAGGCGGGAGTAACGGATATTCAGGATGCCATCAATAAATCCGGTAAACAGCGAATGCTCACCCAAAAAATCATGGGGAGCTACGCTATGCTCGGAGTGAACTTTCAACCAAAAAAATCTAAGCAGAGACTTCAGGACAGCATTGCCCTTTTCGAGAGCCAGTTATCAGATCTAAAAGGATATCAGGTCAATGATGCTGTTAGCCGGCAATTCGATGCAGTAGAGAAGCTCTGGACGCCGCTGAAAGAGCAGCTTTCGGCTGAGCCGGAGATGGGTAAAGCTGTTGCAATAAGCAAGGGTCTGGATGGGCTTATGGCAAGCTCCGATAAAGCGGTGTTACTTATCACCAAGGCCTCTGGAACCGCCGCTGGAGAGATCGTAAATATCTCTGGACGCCAGCGCATGCTCTCTCAGCGTATGAATGCACTCTATATGTTGCGGGTGTGGGGTGTAAAAGGCTTCGATTACGAGGCTGCTTTTAATAAGGCAGTCAACGAATTTAATGTGTCTCACGCGAAACTTGTAAATTCTAAACTGACGATGGGAGAGATCAAAAAGAAGCTTGATCTCACTGAAAAATCATTTATATGGTTTGAACGATCCACAATGAAACAGACGGGTACATATGTTCCCGCGCTCGTTTTGCGTGCCGCTGACCGCATACTTGGACATATGAACGCTGCGACAATGCTGTATGCGAATTTGAAAAAATAG
- a CDS encoding bifunctional diguanylate cyclase/phosphodiesterase — MNDGLTGLSNRRRFFKLLVGEVRQSNEFHSPIALLVVDIRRFSRINSLYGYAAGDRVLDAVAAILANVARQQDSVARIGDDQFALLLSGISNPEHARLAAFKIERLLDIPLPAGDDQIRCSVRIGIAICPLHSSGAEDLLKTAEEALMAAKMSGQSIGMAQEETHEFISETWDVEIELVDAIKKHQMEVYFQPKVSLQSGKPVGAEALIRWNSPSRGLVGPDLFIPVAESLGILKPITLWILNSALRLSSDWGDQWGRLEVSINIPAGLLIQPDFIDTVKSVEGLWQPHNITLCLEVLEKSFISDVESCFEALKRLREMGVKIAIDDFGTGYSSLSYFRDIPADELKIDQSFVFGLLSDRANAHIVSLIIDLAHRFNLTVVAEGVENRETLEAIKTLGCDVVQGYLYSKPIPADQFKQWLVAFK, encoded by the coding sequence GTGAATGATGGTTTAACCGGACTGTCCAACCGTAGGCGTTTTTTTAAGCTGCTGGTCGGTGAGGTGCGGCAGTCAAATGAGTTCCATAGTCCGATCGCCTTGCTGGTCGTGGATATACGGCGTTTCAGCCGTATCAACAGCCTCTATGGTTATGCTGCAGGTGACCGAGTGCTTGATGCTGTTGCTGCTATTCTCGCTAATGTTGCACGCCAACAGGACAGTGTTGCCAGGATAGGGGATGACCAGTTTGCCCTACTCCTTTCCGGTATCTCGAATCCTGAACATGCAAGGCTCGCGGCCTTCAAAATTGAACGTCTTCTGGATATTCCGCTGCCGGCAGGAGACGATCAAATACGCTGTAGTGTAAGAATTGGTATTGCTATCTGCCCATTACACTCTTCAGGTGCTGAGGATCTGCTAAAGACGGCAGAAGAGGCGCTGATGGCGGCAAAGATGTCGGGGCAATCGATCGGGATGGCTCAAGAGGAGACTCATGAGTTTATTTCCGAGACTTGGGATGTAGAAATTGAGTTGGTTGATGCCATCAAAAAGCATCAGATGGAAGTCTATTTCCAGCCAAAGGTCTCGTTACAGAGTGGCAAACCAGTGGGTGCCGAAGCATTAATTCGTTGGAACAGTCCATCGCGAGGTCTTGTCGGGCCTGACCTATTTATTCCGGTGGCGGAGTCCCTGGGTATTCTCAAACCGATCACCCTGTGGATACTGAACAGCGCTCTTCGTCTGAGTAGTGATTGGGGTGATCAGTGGGGCCGACTGGAAGTCTCCATCAACATCCCTGCGGGACTGCTGATACAGCCGGATTTTATTGACACTGTTAAGAGTGTTGAAGGACTCTGGCAGCCACATAACATTACCCTCTGTCTTGAGGTGCTGGAGAAGTCATTTATCAGTGATGTGGAGAGTTGTTTCGAAGCGCTGAAGCGGCTGCGTGAGATGGGGGTGAAGATCGCCATCGATGATTTTGGCACAGGCTACTCAAGTCTCTCCTACTTCAGGGATATCCCCGCAGATGAGTTGAAGATCGATCAGTCATTTGTGTTTGGTCTGCTCAGCGACCGTGCTAATGCACACATTGTCAGTCTGATTATCGATCTGGCCCACCGTTTCAATCTGACCGTGGTAGCGGAGGGAGTGGAGAATCGTGAAACCCTGGAGGCGATAAAGACGCTGGGCTGTGATGTCGTTCAGGGTTACCTCTACTCTAAGCCGATTCCTGCTGATCAGTTCAAGCAGTGGCTGGTTGCTTTTAAATAG
- a CDS encoding HD domain-containing phosphohydrolase yields MQKTLKLSLSLSDYWGPPLSTGFEGEVGVAEQVHEKIGDHFRQILGDLKRGKALDLDTVKEGITDMVESIIRNPSAMMWVVHIRRLDDYTYTRSLGSSVWCATFGRHLGIEERDIESLALGGLLLDLGKSMLPHDLLTKQGALTPDEKNKMDTHVDLGIRVLAKTSSLGSADKQKLPIDVLQMIATHHERSDGSGYPQGLENSAIPLFGRIAGIVDSFDAMTSRRPYTSKGPKSPHEAINELYEVRGSLFQAELVEQFIQTVGVYPTGSLVELNTGEVGAVVAINGLRRLRPSVMLLLDENKQPISPFRYMNLSKMGDEISVLHGLPSGAFGINMEELFL; encoded by the coding sequence TTGCAGAAGACACTTAAACTTTCCTTATCCCTGTCCGACTACTGGGGTCCACCACTCAGTACCGGGTTCGAAGGCGAGGTTGGGGTTGCCGAGCAGGTTCATGAGAAAATCGGAGATCATTTTCGCCAGATTCTGGGCGATCTGAAGCGAGGTAAGGCACTGGATTTGGATACCGTCAAAGAGGGTATTACGGATATGGTGGAGAGCATCATTCGTAACCCCTCCGCAATGATGTGGGTGGTTCATATCAGGCGGCTTGATGATTACACCTATACCCGCTCACTTGGCAGTTCGGTATGGTGTGCCACCTTTGGCCGTCACCTCGGAATAGAGGAGCGGGATATCGAGTCACTTGCCCTGGGCGGCCTGCTACTTGATCTGGGAAAAAGCATGCTTCCCCACGATCTTCTTACAAAACAGGGCGCGCTTACTCCCGATGAGAAAAATAAGATGGACACCCATGTTGATCTTGGTATCAGGGTCCTGGCCAAGACCTCATCTCTGGGGTCTGCTGATAAACAGAAGTTGCCAATAGATGTATTACAGATGATAGCAACACACCATGAACGGTCCGATGGTAGTGGCTATCCACAGGGACTGGAAAATAGCGCGATTCCATTGTTTGGCCGTATTGCGGGTATTGTCGATAGCTTTGATGCGATGACAAGCAGGCGCCCCTATACAAGTAAGGGTCCCAAGTCACCACATGAGGCGATTAATGAACTCTACGAGGTTAGAGGCAGCCTGTTTCAGGCGGAACTGGTGGAGCAGTTTATTCAGACGGTAGGTGTTTATCCCACTGGATCCTTGGTGGAGCTCAACACGGGTGAAGTGGGTGCAGTGGTTGCAATCAATGGATTGAGAAGGCTGAGACCATCGGTGATGCTGCTACTTGATGAAAACAAACAGCCTATCTCTCCTTTCCGCTATATGAATCTCTCAAAAATGGGTGATGAGATTTCGGTTCTTCATGGTCTGCCTTCAGGGGCTTTCGGCATCAATATGGAGGAGCTGTTTCTCTAG
- a CDS encoding DUF3391 domain-containing protein: MKKEVKTSIDGLEVGMFVSRLDRPWVKTPFDLQGVVVRNADDIERLRKYCNYVYVDVEQGVSPQPRFWILDETPKVVLDRNPDPFHNAEKKNSDEVAEFASLRKITYETREMDPNFRTAA; the protein is encoded by the coding sequence ATGAAAAAAGAGGTAAAAACCAGTATTGACGGCCTTGAAGTCGGGATGTTTGTCTCCCGTCTCGATAGACCGTGGGTCAAGACACCATTCGATCTTCAGGGTGTTGTGGTTAGAAATGCCGATGATATTGAGCGGCTGAGAAAATACTGTAACTACGTCTATGTCGATGTAGAGCAGGGTGTGTCTCCTCAGCCCCGCTTCTGGATCCTTGATGAGACTCCCAAGGTGGTCCTGGATAGAAATCCTGACCCGTTTCACAACGCAGAGAAGAAAAACAGTGATGAGGTGGCTGAGTTTGCCTCGCTGCGTAAAATCACTTATGAGACCAGAGAAATGGACCCCAATTTTCGGACAGCCGCTTAA
- a CDS encoding glycogen/starch/alpha-glucan phosphorylase codes for MTYTVGKDDYTATDRDWYLAIAYVVRDRLIDRWMETMRSYYKQDAKRVYYLSLEFLIGRTLRNSLLNLDFLEEAKQALNEIGCNLETLEELELDAALGNGGLGRLAACFLDSMATLQLPGYGYGIRYEYGMFRQKIEDGCQVEHPDNWLRYANPWEFHRPEVLYPVQFHGRVVQYPSDDGSMHHHWIDTDDVMAMAYDTPTPGYNNANVNNLRLWSAKASRDFNLQLFNEGDYIKAVEEKNESENLSKVLYPNDTTVMGRQLRLKQQYFFVSASLQDILFRFLKLHDDLTELPDKVAIQLNDTHPAIAIPELMRILLDVHHLDWQQAWEITTDTFAYTNHTLLPEALERWSVKLFEEILPRHLQIIYEINQRFLNEVMHKHPGDGGLLRRMSIIDEAGERAIRMAHLAIVGSHKVNGVAALHTKLLRKNLFPDFDSFYPDKFINITNGITPRLWLNQSNPALAKLICKTLKPGVMTQLHKLEKLEKYADDEPFLTAFHQVKRDNKRRLSQLIKSRLGIEVNEESLFDVQIKRIHEYKRQLLNLLHCITLYNRIRHNRVSDPLPRTVIFAGKAAPGYTIAKLIIKLINDVADIINNDPVVEDCLKIVFVPNYDVTTATDIIPAADLSQQISTAGTEASGTGNMKLALNGALTIGTLDGANIEIREEVGEDNFFLFGHTVKELKKIRAEGYQPRTYYQSNEELREVIDMIGDGYFSPNEKERYQPIVEKLLRSDHYMLLADYRAYIDCQRRVEELYRDPCAWNRKALLNVAHMGKFSSDRTIGEYAKKIWGVKPVKQK; via the coding sequence ATGACCTATACGGTAGGCAAGGACGACTATACCGCCACCGATCGTGACTGGTATCTGGCCATCGCCTATGTTGTTCGGGATCGGCTGATAGATCGCTGGATGGAGACCATGCGCAGCTACTACAAACAGGATGCCAAGCGGGTCTACTACCTCTCACTGGAATTCCTTATTGGGCGTACTCTGCGCAACAGTCTACTCAACCTCGACTTTCTCGAAGAGGCGAAGCAGGCACTCAATGAAATCGGCTGTAACCTGGAGACCTTGGAAGAGTTGGAACTTGATGCCGCCTTGGGAAACGGCGGCCTTGGCCGGCTTGCCGCCTGCTTTCTCGACTCCATGGCCACGCTACAACTGCCCGGCTATGGCTATGGTATCCGCTATGAATATGGCATGTTCCGACAGAAGATCGAAGACGGCTGTCAGGTAGAACACCCTGACAACTGGCTGCGCTACGCCAACCCCTGGGAATTTCACCGCCCGGAGGTACTCTATCCGGTTCAGTTCCATGGCCGCGTGGTTCAGTATCCCAGTGACGATGGCAGCATGCACCACCACTGGATTGATACCGATGACGTAATGGCGATGGCCTACGACACGCCGACACCGGGTTACAACAATGCCAACGTCAACAACCTGCGCCTCTGGTCGGCCAAGGCGAGCCGGGATTTCAACCTGCAACTGTTCAATGAGGGGGATTACATTAAGGCGGTAGAGGAGAAGAACGAGTCCGAAAACCTCTCCAAGGTACTCTATCCCAACGACACCACCGTGATGGGGCGTCAGCTGCGCCTCAAGCAGCAGTACTTCTTTGTCAGCGCCTCCTTGCAGGACATACTCTTTCGTTTTCTCAAACTTCATGACGATTTAACCGAACTGCCGGACAAGGTGGCGATTCAGCTCAACGATACCCACCCTGCCATCGCCATCCCGGAACTGATGCGTATCCTCCTCGATGTTCACCACCTCGATTGGCAGCAGGCATGGGAAATTACCACCGACACCTTTGCCTATACCAATCACACCCTGCTCCCCGAGGCGTTGGAGAGATGGTCTGTGAAACTGTTCGAGGAGATCCTGCCCCGTCACCTGCAAATCATCTATGAGATCAACCAGCGCTTCCTTAACGAGGTGATGCACAAACATCCGGGTGATGGCGGTCTGTTACGTCGCATGTCGATCATTGACGAGGCAGGCGAGCGCGCTATCCGTATGGCCCACCTCGCCATCGTCGGCAGCCATAAGGTCAACGGCGTAGCCGCCCTCCACACCAAACTACTACGTAAAAACCTGTTCCCTGACTTCGATAGCTTCTATCCGGACAAGTTCATCAACATTACCAACGGTATCACCCCCCGTCTGTGGCTTAATCAGTCGAATCCGGCCCTGGCCAAGTTGATCTGCAAAACGCTTAAGCCAGGAGTTATGACGCAACTGCACAAACTGGAGAAATTGGAAAAATATGCCGATGATGAACCGTTTCTCACCGCATTTCACCAGGTAAAGCGAGATAACAAGCGACGGCTCAGCCAACTTATCAAGAGCCGTCTCGGCATAGAGGTGAATGAGGAGTCGCTGTTTGACGTTCAGATCAAGCGAATCCATGAGTACAAGCGACAACTGCTCAACCTGCTCCACTGCATCACCCTTTATAACCGCATCCGCCATAACCGGGTCAGTGACCCGCTTCCCCGCACCGTTATCTTTGCCGGCAAGGCCGCCCCCGGCTACACCATCGCCAAGCTGATCATCAAATTGATCAATGACGTTGCCGATATCATTAACAACGATCCCGTGGTGGAAGATTGTTTAAAGATTGTCTTTGTCCCCAACTATGATGTTACCACCGCCACCGACATCATCCCCGCCGCCGACCTTTCCCAGCAGATATCCACAGCCGGAACCGAGGCGTCCGGCACAGGCAATATGAAGCTGGCGCTCAATGGAGCCCTCACCATCGGCACACTCGACGGTGCCAACATCGAGATCCGCGAAGAGGTAGGAGAGGACAACTTCTTCCTCTTCGGACATACAGTGAAAGAGTTGAAAAAGATACGCGCCGAAGGGTATCAGCCACGCACTTACTACCAGTCGAATGAAGAGCTGAGAGAGGTGATTGATATGATCGGCGACGGTTATTTTTCACCCAACGAAAAAGAGCGATATCAACCTATTGTCGAAAAGCTGCTGAGGTCAGATCACTACATGCTGCTGGCTGACTACCGCGCTTACATTGACTGCCAAAGACGGGTGGAGGAGCTCTATCGCGACCCCTGCGCATGGAACCGCAAAGCACTACTCAATGTTGCTCACATGGGGAAATTCTCATCCGACCGTACCATCGGTGAGTACGCAAAAAAGATCTGGGGAGTGAAGCCGGTCAAGCAGAAATAA